In Flammeovirgaceae bacterium, the sequence AACCAGGCTGTTGAGTTTTTAAAGAAGCGCGGAATTGACGCACCCGAAGTTGGCGTGATTCTCGGAACAGGTTTGGGAAATTTGTTTGTAGAGGAGATCAAATCAGTTGTGGCCATACCGTACAACTCCATACCACATTTCCCGATTTCAACCGTTGAGTTTCATAAAGGCCGGCTTATTTACGGAAAGGTGAAGGGCAAAAAAGTGCTGGCCATGCAGGGCAGGTTTCACTATTATGAGGGATATGATCTGCGACAGATAACATTGCCCGTTCGGGTATTGAGGTTGCTTGGCATAAAGTACCTGCTCATATCCAATGCGGCCGGCAACCTGAATCCGAAGTGGAGTAAAGGACAGCTCATGCTGCTGGATGATCACATCAACCTGTTGCCCGATAACCCGCTGCGGGGAGAGAATTTCGAGATGTTCGGTCCGCGCTTCCCCGACATGAGCCAACCTTATTCAAAAAAACTGAACACTAAACTCAAACGGATTGCCCGTGCGAAAAAGATAAAACTTAATGAAGGCGTTTATGCGGCAGTTCCGGGGCCCAATCTGGAGACCCGTGCCGAGTACCGCTTCTTGCGCACCATCGGTGCGGATGCCGTGGGCATGAGCACCATACCCGAAGTTATTGTGGCCAACCACATGGGCCTGCCCTGCTGCGCCATTTCAGTACTCACCGATGACTGCGACCCGGATAATTTACAGCCGGTTGACCTGGCCACCA encodes:
- a CDS encoding purine-nucleoside phosphorylase, producing the protein MIKEINQAVEFLKKRGIDAPEVGVILGTGLGNLFVEEIKSVVAIPYNSIPHFPISTVEFHKGRLIYGKVKGKKVLAMQGRFHYYEGYDLRQITLPVRVLRLLGIKYLLISNAAGNLNPKWSKGQLMLLDDHINLLPDNPLRGENFEMFGPRFPDMSQPYSKKLNTKLKRIARAKKIKLNEGVYAAVPGPNLETRAEYRFLRTIGADAVGMSTIPEVIVANHMGLPCCAISVLTDDCDPDNLQPVDLATIVKVAGKAEPKLTELYVELIHAI